A section of the Elizabethkingia anophelis R26 genome encodes:
- a CDS encoding IS110 family transposase, which produces MSNLEKKVIGVDVSSTILVMSFLDDENHSTIITINNSTTCIEKSLKRWDKHQFKIVVEATGSYSSKILYYAYSMGFEVYQVSGLSIKKFSEVKHHISKTDEQDAVLIRNFGEVMKMDPYEPKKENIEFLEQELNLWQDLEQEKARYTLKLKSLCQKPILNKSVIKHYETIIKRINKDIENLQKRLPSLEDKEFKENKDLLTSINGIGKKTALLLLASTNNFKNFKHSKALCKYFGVVPKMYHSGNKKISIGKCRTSKGFIRSILYVCSWSAIRFNKQCKALYERILEKKKCKKVALIAVCNKLLRQAFGIINSKIQYQHNY; this is translated from the coding sequence ATGTCAAATTTAGAAAAAAAAGTAATCGGAGTAGATGTGAGCTCTACGATTTTAGTGATGAGTTTTTTAGATGATGAGAATCATTCGACTATCATCACAATTAATAACAGTACAACATGTATTGAGAAGAGTCTGAAAAGATGGGATAAACATCAATTTAAAATTGTAGTGGAAGCCACAGGATCTTACAGTAGTAAAATTTTATATTATGCCTATTCTATGGGATTTGAGGTTTACCAAGTGAGTGGACTATCTATAAAAAAGTTTTCAGAAGTAAAACATCACATCAGTAAAACAGATGAGCAGGATGCTGTGTTAATAAGGAACTTTGGAGAAGTTATGAAAATGGATCCTTATGAACCGAAGAAAGAAAATATTGAGTTTTTGGAGCAGGAGCTCAACCTATGGCAGGATTTAGAACAGGAAAAGGCAAGATATACATTGAAACTAAAATCACTTTGTCAAAAGCCGATCCTTAATAAATCAGTTATAAAACACTACGAAACAATTATTAAAAGGATTAATAAAGATATTGAAAACCTTCAGAAAAGGCTTCCAAGTCTGGAAGACAAAGAATTTAAAGAAAATAAAGATTTATTAACCAGTATAAATGGAATTGGGAAGAAGACAGCTTTATTATTACTTGCTTCAACCAATAACTTTAAGAATTTCAAACATTCAAAAGCACTTTGCAAATATTTTGGAGTTGTCCCTAAAATGTATCATTCCGGGAATAAGAAAATATCAATTGGTAAATGTAGAACCAGTAAAGGGTTTATAAGGAGTATTTTATATGTCTGTTCCTGGAGTGCAATTCGTTTTAACAAACAATGCAAAGCGCTTTATGAAAGAATTCTGGAAAAGAAAAAATGTAAAAAAGTGGCATTAATTGCTGTTTGTAATAAGTTGTTAAGACAGGCTTTTGGAATTATAAATAGTAAAATACAATATCAACACAATTATTAA
- a CDS encoding polyprenyl synthetase family protein, which yields MANIVEEIKNPIKENMKLFEKKFYESMKSNVSLLDKVTQFIVTTKGKQMRPMFVFLCANLVGEVTEKTYRGASMIELIHTATLVHDDVVDESFKRRNFFSINALWKNKIAVLVGDYLLSKSVLLSTDNKDFDLLAVISRTIREMAEGELLQLEKARKLDITEDVYYEIIRQKTATLIAACCEVGVRSNNVDEETALKMQQFGTYTGMAFQIKDDLFDYLSSNIIGKPVGIDIQEQKMTLPLIYTLRTADPEKRKYFFETIKRYNKKPKRVKELIEFVKTSGGLDYAIGVMKDFQQKAVDILDTFPDSEAKKSLRLMLDYVIERKF from the coding sequence GTGGCTAATATTGTAGAGGAAATCAAAAATCCGATAAAAGAAAACATGAAACTTTTTGAAAAGAAGTTTTATGAATCTATGAAAAGTAATGTTTCATTATTGGATAAAGTGACGCAGTTTATTGTAACCACCAAAGGGAAACAAATGCGTCCTATGTTTGTATTTCTGTGTGCCAATCTGGTAGGAGAGGTAACTGAAAAAACCTACCGTGGGGCTTCTATGATAGAACTTATTCATACGGCAACTCTGGTACATGACGATGTGGTGGACGAATCTTTTAAACGCCGTAATTTTTTCTCCATCAATGCGCTTTGGAAAAACAAAATCGCTGTTTTAGTAGGTGATTATCTGCTTTCGAAAAGTGTATTGCTTTCTACAGATAATAAAGATTTCGATCTACTGGCAGTAATCTCCAGAACAATAAGGGAAATGGCAGAAGGAGAACTCCTTCAGCTGGAAAAAGCTCGTAAACTGGATATTACAGAAGATGTTTATTACGAAATTATCCGTCAGAAAACCGCTACACTTATCGCTGCATGTTGCGAAGTAGGAGTCCGTTCCAATAATGTAGATGAAGAAACAGCTCTTAAAATGCAGCAGTTTGGTACCTATACCGGAATGGCTTTCCAGATTAAAGATGATTTATTCGATTATCTGAGCAGCAACATTATAGGTAAGCCTGTAGGAATTGATATCCAGGAACAGAAAATGACATTGCCGTTAATCTATACGCTGAGAACAGCTGATCCGGAGAAACGTAAATATTTTTTCGAAACAATCAAACGTTATAACAAGAAACCTAAGCGTGTTAAAGAACTTATTGAGTTTGTGAAAACTTCTGGTGGTCTTGATTATGCAATTGGTGTTATGAAAGATTTCCAACAAAAAGCTGTAGATATTCTGGATACCTTTCCGGATTCTGAAGCAAAGAAATCTTTACGCCTTATGCTGGATTACGTTATCGAACGTAAATTCTAA